AAAAGAGTACCGGAAAGAGTTTTATGGAGAAGGACAATTATTTTATTTTTATAAACGTCATGGCTACCGGACTTTCTTACATTGTCCGCTGGAAAATATGACTGAGAGTAATTACATGTTTTCGTGGCCGGAAAATGAGGTTTTATTTGGTCAAACGAATTAATGGACTGGAATATGAAAAGAATTTTAAGATATACCCTTTGGGTGACAATTATCGTTTGGGTGTGTAGTTGTCAGGAATATAAAATGGTGGAGTACGGAGAAGGTGGTCAGATTAATTTTATGGGAAAGAATGGGAAGCTTTGGACGGATGATACTTCTTTCTTTCACTATAATAAGAATTTCGGTATTAATGTGGATGGGGATTCCCTGAGAGCAGATACAGTTGTTATCGGGGTAAAAGTCAGTGGAGTGACGACGGATTATCCTCGTCGAGTTGTGTTTAAACCGGTATCTTCTGGTGAACATGGTGTGGATGTGGCGTTTTTGGATGATTATTATGTATCTGCTGATAGTAGTGTGGCCACATTCAGTGTGGAGATAAGACGTCCGGCAACACGAGGAACAGTTTATTCGACGAATCTAGAGTTTGACTATGATCAGTCGGATTTTGAAGCCGGAATTTCAGAGCGGCAGGTATTCAGATTGACGGTTCGGGATTCGGTAAGTCTGAAATTATGGGGGACAAGTGAAGAGGAGTGGAGAGATTATTATAGCAATTATTTGGGGGAATATAGCGAGACAAAAATACGTTATTTGATCACCCGTTATCATGAGGTCTCTTTAAATGAGTGGGAGAATAGTTCGAATTTTACAGAACTGAGAAAAGGTAATTCTTTTTATACGGATTATGAGAGTTATAGACAAGATCCTAAGAATAAGCCTTTAATTGATGAAAATACGGGTAGAGAAATAGAATTTCCTAATTTAGATGTTTAATTATGAAAAGATTATTTTATATAGTGATCGGTCTGCTTTTGGCGGCCTGTTATGAGGATAAGGGGAATTATGATTATCAGGAGGTGAATGCCTTGACGATTTCCTTGAAGGATTTATATCCTGTGCATTTGACTGATACGGTTTTTACGTTAGATCCAGACTTATCCCAGTCTTTATTGAAAGATGAGGATAATTTGGAGTTTATGTGGTTACATTCGACGTTAAACGAGTCGATGTGGGGACATAAGGAGTATGATACGGTCAGTATGGAGCGTACATTACGTTTTCGCTGGGATACCGAAGCGGATGATTTTAAATATGAGCATTATTTCCGATTGATTGTTCATGACAAAACAACAGGCTTGAGCTATCGGCGAAATACGAAAATTAAGTTTGTGAAACCTTACGATGGGGCATGGATGGTGTTACATAGTAAAGATGGGCAAACGGAATTAGGAGCTATTGAGTATGTTGGAGGTGAAATGCTGGTGCAGGAGGATGCCTATTATGCTGAAACCGGAGAAAAATTGGCCGGAAAGCCACTTGCCTTAATGAGATATCTTACATATTATCCGGAGTATGGATCGGGGATTTATCAAAATACGTTTACCGTATTCACGGATGACCCTGATGAGGCTGGAATCTATTGTCAATGGAAACGTTTTCAAAAGATGGATTCTCTTCGCAATATGGTTTATAATCAAATAACTGATTTTGGTTTTCAAAATATTACCTTGGCAGATGGTTCCGGTAGGTCGGGAGCACTTTTAATATCCGGTAAAAATTTGTATCAAACGCCTGCCGGAGGGCATATTTATAAGCCAACATCAGAATTGATCGGAATGACGAGAATTACTTTGGCAACGAAAGCGGGAACGGGCTCTTTGCTGTATGACGAGGCTGGGCATCGTTTTGCTTTTTATGAACCTAATAAGCCCAGCTCTTCTTGGGGAAAGCCTGCGTTTAATAGCTCGCATAATAAAAAGAAAATCAAGGCAGTTATTGAGCATGATGAGAATGT
The window above is part of the Butyricimonas paravirosa genome. Proteins encoded here:
- a CDS encoding PKD-like family lipoprotein — encoded protein: MKRLFYIVIGLLLAACYEDKGNYDYQEVNALTISLKDLYPVHLTDTVFTLDPDLSQSLLKDEDNLEFMWLHSTLNESMWGHKEYDTVSMERTLRFRWDTEADDFKYEHYFRLIVHDKTTGLSYRRNTKIKFVKPYDGAWMVLHSKDGQTELGAIEYVGGEMLVQEDAYYAETGEKLAGKPLALMRYLTYYPEYGSGIYQNTFTVFTDDPDEAGIYCQWKRFQKMDSLRNMVYNQITDFGFQNITLADGSGRSGALLISGKNLYQTPAGGHIYKPTSELIGMTRITLATKAGTGSLLYDEAGHRFAFYEPNKPSSSWGKPAFNSSHNKKKIKAVIEHDENVKDVDPNNLPVDQKVLWVGSGYLLGGIDGYYEDVYAYGLAKNEEQCFIYEFYPYGIIYGMDPNFTGYYSINIPSGLDENSCFASSALYNGIIFYSSGNTIYRLDFKKKGGQALAIYSHPGGKAVKMKFARQCKKDDKSTYDEYEFDTFYSLGIAFEMEDGTGEFVVLNLAPTGNIGSDSEHYSAKQVHTGFGKITDFVFI
- a CDS encoding DUF4843 domain-containing protein, with translation MKRILRYTLWVTIIVWVCSCQEYKMVEYGEGGQINFMGKNGKLWTDDTSFFHYNKNFGINVDGDSLRADTVVIGVKVSGVTTDYPRRVVFKPVSSGEHGVDVAFLDDYYVSADSSVATFSVEIRRPATRGTVYSTNLEFDYDQSDFEAGISERQVFRLTVRDSVSLKLWGTSEEEWRDYYSNYLGEYSETKIRYLITRYHEVSLNEWENSSNFTELRKGNSFYTDYESYRQDPKNKPLIDENTGREIEFPNLDV